In one window of Gemmatimonadota bacterium DNA:
- a CDS encoding DUF2249 domain-containing protein, with amino-acid sequence MTDDLPLAVRLIAPARIVTADVRDELRRGEEPFARIMAARAAVPDGGALLVRAIFEPAPLYRVMERHGFAHHSEALAPDDWRIWFHPPLVVLDVREMEPPEPMAHTLAALETLPPNGTLLQVNARVPHLLLPHLAERGFTHELREPSPGLVHLLIRRVATA; translated from the coding sequence ATGACCGACGACCTGCCGCTGGCGGTGCGCCTGATCGCCCCGGCGCGGATCGTGACCGCCGATGTGCGGGACGAGCTGCGCCGCGGAGAGGAGCCGTTCGCCCGCATCATGGCGGCGCGCGCCGCGGTGCCGGACGGTGGCGCGCTGCTGGTGCGCGCGATCTTCGAACCGGCGCCGCTGTATCGCGTGATGGAGCGGCACGGGTTCGCGCACCACAGCGAAGCCCTCGCGCCCGATGACTGGCGCATCTGGTTCCATCCGCCGCTCGTCGTGCTCGACGTGCGGGAGATGGAGCCGCCCGAGCCGATGGCCCACACGCTCGCCGCACTCGAGACGCTGCCGCCCAACGGGACCTTGCTGCAGGTGAACGCGCGGGTCCCCCATCTCCTGCTCCCGCATCTCGCGGAGCGGGGCTTCACGCACGAGCTCCGGGAGCCATCGCCGGGGCTCGTGCATCTCCTGATCCGTCGCGTCGCGACGGCCTGA
- the nirK gene encoding nitrite reductase, copper-containing gives MHRPSSAPVVWLRTPAVALALGLLVVSACTPADPAMRDPLADRPSGAMPVETLQVAYAPAVPAPITRRSPARIVVNLETREVKKRLADGVEYTFWTFGGSVPGPMLRVRSGDEVEFHLNNHPSSKMPHNIDLHAVTGPGGGAAASLTAPGHSSQFTFAALNPGLYVYHCATAPVGMHIANGMYGLILVEPKEGLTPVDREFYVMQSEFYTAGRHGASGIQPFDMEKALHEDPEYVVFNGSVGALAGENALQAKVGETVRMFVGNGGPNLVSSFHVIGEIFDRVHTEGGSLANQRDVQTTLVPAGGSAIVDMRLDVPGTYILVDHSIFRAFNKGALGMLRVDGDANAVVYSGKQNDVVYLPEGGAVQAMPRVAAAATERELPRAELLARGQQVYAANCAACHQLGGEGTAGAFPPLARSDYLMADKDRAIGVVLHGLSGEVTVNGQKFNGVMPSLGLSDTDIAAVLSYVRTNFGNRASDLVSLRDVSRVRAAGSGGH, from the coding sequence ATGCATCGTCCGTCCTCTGCCCCTGTCGTGTGGCTTCGTACGCCGGCGGTCGCCCTCGCGCTGGGCCTGCTGGTCGTCTCGGCTTGCACACCGGCCGATCCCGCCATGCGTGATCCCCTCGCGGACCGGCCGAGTGGTGCGATGCCCGTGGAGACGCTGCAGGTGGCGTACGCACCGGCGGTACCCGCCCCGATCACGCGGCGCAGTCCGGCGAGGATCGTGGTCAATCTCGAGACGCGTGAAGTGAAGAAGCGGCTCGCCGACGGGGTGGAGTACACGTTCTGGACGTTCGGTGGCTCGGTCCCGGGGCCGATGCTCCGTGTCCGCTCGGGTGATGAGGTGGAGTTCCACCTGAACAACCACCCGTCGAGCAAGATGCCGCACAACATCGACCTGCATGCGGTGACCGGCCCCGGCGGCGGGGCGGCGGCCTCGCTGACGGCGCCCGGGCACTCGTCGCAGTTCACGTTCGCGGCGCTCAATCCGGGCCTCTACGTCTATCACTGCGCGACCGCCCCCGTGGGCATGCACATCGCCAACGGGATGTACGGCCTCATCCTCGTGGAACCGAAGGAGGGCCTCACGCCCGTCGATCGCGAGTTCTACGTGATGCAGAGCGAGTTCTACACCGCGGGCCGCCACGGCGCCTCGGGCATCCAGCCGTTCGACATGGAGAAGGCGTTGCACGAGGACCCCGAGTACGTGGTGTTCAACGGCTCGGTCGGCGCACTGGCGGGCGAGAACGCGTTGCAGGCGAAGGTGGGCGAGACCGTCCGCATGTTCGTGGGCAACGGTGGGCCGAACCTCGTATCGAGCTTCCACGTGATCGGCGAGATCTTCGACCGCGTCCACACCGAGGGCGGCTCGCTCGCGAACCAGCGCGACGTGCAGACCACGCTGGTCCCCGCGGGCGGATCGGCGATCGTCGACATGCGGCTCGACGTGCCCGGGACGTACATCCTGGTCGACCACTCGATCTTCCGCGCCTTCAACAAGGGCGCGCTCGGCATGCTGCGGGTCGACGGCGATGCGAACGCGGTCGTCTACTCCGGCAAGCAGAACGACGTGGTGTATCTGCCCGAAGGCGGTGCGGTGCAGGCGATGCCGCGCGTGGCGGCCGCGGCGACCGAGCGCGAGCTGCCTCGCGCGGAACTCCTGGCGCGCGGCCAGCAGGTCTACGCGGCCAACTGCGCGGCGTGCCACCAGTTGGGTGGCGAGGGGACGGCGGGGGCCTTCCCGCCGCTGGCGCGGAGCGACTACCTCATGGCCGACAAGGATCGCGCGATCGGGGTCGTCCTGCACGGACTCTCGGGCGAGGTCACGGTGAACGGACAGAAGTTCAACGGCGTGATGCCGAGTCTGGGCCTGTCCGACACGGACATCGCGGCGGTCCTCTCGTACGTGCGCACCAACTTCGGGAATCGGGCGTCGGACCTCGTGAGCCTGCGAGACGTGTCGCGCGTGCGCGCGGCCGGCAGCGGCGGGCACTGA
- a CDS encoding DUF2249 domain-containing protein encodes MATPTLLDVRVIPPREKHATIFRTFDALAPGESFTLVNDHDPVPLRYQFEAERAGAFEWEYLAQGPEEWRVTISRR; translated from the coding sequence ATGGCGACCCCGACCCTGCTGGACGTGCGCGTCATCCCGCCGCGCGAGAAGCACGCCACCATCTTCCGCACGTTCGACGCGCTCGCGCCGGGCGAGTCGTTCACGCTGGTGAACGACCACGACCCGGTGCCGCTGCGTTACCAGTTCGAGGCGGAACGCGCTGGGGCGTTCGAGTGGGAATACCTCGCGCAGGGGCCCGAGGAGTGGCGCGTGACGATCTCGCGGCGCTGA
- a CDS encoding formylglycine-generating enzyme family protein: MRPIARGVPRAMASVVTRGVIVGMWMVGLLGGGVGDASAQSASAPRYRPVASGHVRPFYLAGVADTGVRVPGFLLAERAVSNADFLRFVKANPGWRRSRVPRIAADPTYLRHWESDTVLGATAAPSAPVVHVSWFAAQAYAQWSSARLPSTAEWELAASRFVRSVGPTPERLQTFLIGSYAQAGTEAGTEARPSPSPASDEGIAGLHGGPWEWVDDFNSVVTSGESRGDGTPDDGLFCAGGAALAADPGNFAAFMRYAVRGSLRGSYALGTLGFRLARDPSPPSGRPDR, encoded by the coding sequence ATGCGACCCATCGCCCGCGGCGTCCCCCGTGCGATGGCGTCCGTGGTGACCCGTGGAGTGATCGTCGGGATGTGGATGGTCGGCCTGCTGGGCGGAGGCGTGGGTGACGCCTCCGCCCAGTCGGCGTCCGCCCCCCGCTACCGCCCGGTGGCGTCGGGGCACGTGCGCCCCTTCTATCTCGCGGGCGTCGCGGACACCGGAGTGCGAGTGCCGGGCTTCCTGCTCGCCGAGCGCGCCGTGAGCAACGCGGACTTCCTCCGATTCGTCAAGGCGAATCCAGGCTGGCGGCGATCGCGGGTGCCGCGCATCGCGGCCGATCCGACCTACCTGCGGCACTGGGAGAGCGACACGGTGCTCGGGGCCACCGCGGCGCCATCGGCCCCTGTGGTGCACGTGTCGTGGTTCGCGGCCCAGGCGTACGCACAGTGGAGTAGCGCGCGCCTGCCATCGACCGCGGAGTGGGAGTTGGCGGCGAGCCGGTTCGTTCGGAGCGTTGGGCCGACGCCGGAACGGTTGCAGACGTTCCTGATCGGGTCGTATGCGCAGGCGGGGACCGAGGCGGGGACCGAGGCGAGGCCCTCGCCGTCCCCAGCGAGCGACGAGGGCATAGCGGGATTGCATGGCGGCCCGTGGGAATGGGTCGATGACTTCAACTCGGTGGTCACCAGCGGTGAGTCCCGCGGGGATGGCACGCCGGACGACGGGCTCTTCTGCGCCGGTGGCGCGGCCCTCGCCGCGGATCCCGGCAACTTCGCCGCGTTCATGCGCTACGCGGTACGCGGATCACTTCGCGGGTCGTACGCACTCGGTACTCTCGGGTTCCGGTTGGCGCGGGACCCCTCTCCTCCTTCCGGACGCCCCGACCGATGA